One window of the Bacteroidales bacterium genome contains the following:
- a CDS encoding FISUMP domain-containing protein, translating into MKQQLLFIVTAALMLLGNNNVIQANIRSLDETFILNKHTAYAPNMPSLTQVEDFLCGDVNEDGLVNVLDIITMVNYIMGGNPSPFDSDAADVNADGGINVLDVIGLVNIIMEVPGIPCGCVAPVLYEGQTYATVQIGEQCWFKENLNVGTKINSTQGGFQQTDNITIEKYCYNNDEMNCNTYGGLYEWPEAMQYVTTEGAQGICPTGWHIPTDGEFITLTDYLGGSSVAGGKMKSTGTIEEGTGLWYQPNTGATNESGFSGLPGGNRYSSDGSYYNLGKDSYFWSSSLKLVSYGWYRLLSHSNTLVYRNYSYEGNGFSIRCLKGCWPEPTQSNAGPDQLNVPGTSTTLAGNSPTYGTGIWAIVSGSGGTIVTPASQTSEFQGVAGNEYTLSWTITTQCGSSADEVVISFAADGFTCGDDLSYAGQSYATVLISTQCWMAENLNVGTKINSTQGGFQQMDNDTIEKYYYNNDEANCDVYGGLYEWPEAMQYVITESAQGICPDGWHIPTDNEWKILEGTVDSQYPVGDPEWDLTGWRGFDAGGHLKEAGTFHWNFPNVGGDNTSGFTGLPGGGRSGSSGYFSGQLFYGYFWSSSQLDTNYAFYHGLAYFNSYVLKHYDIKDFGFSIRCLKDD; encoded by the coding sequence ATGAAACAACAATTACTTTTCATAGTAACAGCAGCCCTAATGCTTTTGGGGAATAACAACGTAATCCAGGCCAATATAAGGTCTCTGGATGAGACGTTCATCCTCAATAAACATACGGCCTATGCCCCTAATATGCCATCCTTAACCCAGGTAGAGGATTTTTTGTGCGGCGATGTGAACGAGGATGGTCTGGTCAACGTGCTGGACATCATCACCATGGTCAACTACATCATGGGCGGGAATCCCAGTCCGTTTGATTCAGATGCTGCAGATGTAAATGCGGATGGAGGGATCAACGTGCTGGATGTCATCGGCCTGGTGAACATCATCATGGAGGTGCCGGGGATACCATGCGGATGTGTTGCACCGGTGCTTTATGAAGGGCAAACCTATGCTACTGTGCAAATTGGAGAGCAATGCTGGTTCAAAGAAAACCTGAATGTGGGCACAAAGATCAATAGCACCCAGGGAGGATTTCAGCAAACAGATAATATAACCATTGAGAAGTACTGTTACAATAATGATGAAATGAACTGTAACACATATGGTGGCCTGTACGAGTGGCCGGAGGCAATGCAATATGTAACAACGGAAGGCGCACAGGGCATTTGTCCAACAGGCTGGCATATTCCCACGGATGGGGAGTTTATAACATTGACTGATTATTTAGGGGGTTCATCTGTTGCAGGCGGGAAAATGAAATCCACCGGTACGATTGAAGAAGGTACAGGCCTCTGGTATCAACCCAATACAGGTGCTACTAATGAAAGTGGCTTTAGTGGACTGCCGGGTGGAAACCGCTACAGTAGCGATGGCAGTTACTACAACTTGGGTAAGGACAGTTACTTCTGGTCTTCATCACTAAAACTTGTGAGCTATGGGTGGTACCGCCTACTGAGCCATAGTAATACCCTCGTATATCGCAACTACAGCTATGAAGGAAATGGATTCTCTATCCGCTGCCTTAAAGGCTGCTGGCCTGAGCCCACCCAGTCCAATGCCGGGCCTGATCAGTTGAATGTTCCCGGCACATCCACAACCTTAGCAGGAAATAGTCCCACCTATGGTACTGGAATATGGGCGATCGTAAGCGGATCAGGCGGAACGATCGTAACTCCTGCTAGCCAGACCAGCGAGTTTCAGGGTGTGGCAGGGAATGAGTACACACTTTCCTGGACGATTACGACACAGTGCGGGAGTTCTGCGGATGAGGTGGTAATCAGCTTTGCAGCTGATGGTTTTACATGTGGTGATGATCTGTCATATGCAGGACAATCGTATGCAACGGTTCTGATAAGCACACAATGCTGGATGGCAGAGAACCTGAACGTAGGTACCAAGATAAACAGCACTCAGGGTGGTTTTCAGCAAATGGATAATGATACCATCGAGAAATACTATTACAATAATGATGAGGCGAACTGTGATGTTTATGGTGGTCTGTATGAATGGCCGGAGGCGATGCAGTATGTGATTACAGAAAGCGCACAGGGGATTTGTCCGGATGGCTGGCATATTCCAACTGACAATGAATGGAAGATCCTGGAAGGGACTGTTGACAGCCAGTATCCGGTAGGAGATCCGGAATGGGATCTAACAGGATGGAGGGGATTTGATGCTGGCGGCCATCTCAAGGAAGCCGGAACCTTCCATTGGAATTTTCCAAATGTTGGCGGGGACAATACAAGCGGCTTTACCGGTCTTCCAGGGGGCGGTCGCAGCGGCAGCAGTGGATACTTCAGTGGCCAACTCTTCTACGGTTACTTCTGGTCTTCTTCGCAGTTAGATACAAACTACGCATTTTACCATGGCCTGGCATATTTCAACAGTTACGTGCTCAAGCACTACGACATCAAGGATTTCGGGTTTTCCATTCGCTGCCTTAAGGACGATTGA